From Prochlorococcus sp. MIT 1223, the proteins below share one genomic window:
- the pheT gene encoding phenylalanine--tRNA ligase subunit beta encodes MKVPYSWLNELVCIHETVYEIEESLSMAGFEVESIEDLSKRVEGVVVGYIEEIEKHPNADKLRVCTVNTGDEVKSQIVCGASNVRKNIHVLVAVPGAYLSAKDIEIKSSKLRGVKSDGMICSLSEIGLTDKSNGIAILEELDINIPNIGENVLSLFNLNDYIIDIAITANRPDGMSIVGIARELSALTENELSIPTINFRNKTSLFKPMYKDNDSFDKNSLYSLTILTKIESVTKSPYYIKDRLNKSGLNSVNTIVDLTNYIMLEQGQPLHAFDLDSLEKITNRHVSQESFGIRKALNSEKINALDGKTYNLSNDITIITCHDIPIAVAGVIGSIESSVHDATKSVVLEGALFSSKSVRLSARKLGLRTESSSRYEKGISEQNTIYSINRFLELLQRSFTSDISETYMSNDIEIIPHIILLRKDRIDKVLGPLQNNLVETDNITPMHSLSHKNSSKKYLSDSDVEKKLILLGCKCIRKEKSWQVTVPSYRSIDLRREIDLIEEIARLIGYDRFEAKLPYPIKPGGLTPSQSIQRKIRSYLCSSGLQEITTSSLVSESKFKEKRIAIANPLLAETSHLRTNLWEEHLNICNRNMSAGQKGCWIFEIGSLYNYNNNKMTEEIIIGGAITGKRTLEQWTNYGRKSSLDYNEARGLIESIFRILKLNIIDKTLSDDKLLHPGRASEIYLESKCIGKFGQVHPYKLTEYDLDNASYLFELELNPIIEAASRKNKLCPKFAPYPIVPTMERDLALIVDKKCTSQEITAIIQKTGKPLLEKVELIDRYEGENLPKGKISKAFRITYRDSKTTLQEADINPIHDKIRQMLVDKLKAEPRS; translated from the coding sequence ATGAAGGTCCCATATTCCTGGCTTAATGAGCTTGTCTGTATCCATGAAACAGTTTATGAGATTGAAGAATCTCTTTCTATGGCTGGCTTTGAGGTTGAATCAATCGAAGATCTATCAAAGCGAGTTGAGGGCGTAGTTGTTGGATACATTGAAGAAATAGAGAAACATCCAAATGCAGATAAACTAAGGGTTTGTACTGTAAATACGGGAGACGAGGTCAAAAGTCAAATAGTCTGTGGTGCCTCTAATGTAAGAAAAAATATCCATGTACTTGTTGCTGTACCAGGTGCGTATTTATCAGCTAAGGATATAGAAATAAAATCTTCGAAGTTAAGAGGTGTTAAAAGTGATGGGATGATCTGTTCGCTTTCTGAAATAGGTTTAACGGATAAATCTAATGGAATAGCAATTCTTGAGGAATTAGATATAAATATTCCAAATATTGGTGAAAATGTTTTATCCCTTTTTAATTTAAATGATTATATAATTGATATTGCAATTACGGCAAATAGACCCGATGGAATGTCAATAGTTGGTATTGCACGTGAATTATCAGCTTTGACAGAGAATGAACTGTCCATACCAACAATTAACTTTAGAAATAAGACAAGTTTATTCAAACCTATGTATAAGGATAATGATTCATTTGACAAGAATTCGTTATATTCACTAACAATACTAACTAAAATTGAAAGTGTTACCAAATCTCCTTATTATATAAAAGATAGGCTAAATAAATCAGGATTAAATAGTGTTAATACAATTGTAGACTTAACAAATTATATTATGCTTGAACAAGGACAACCATTACATGCTTTTGATCTCGATTCCCTAGAGAAAATAACAAACAGGCATGTAAGTCAAGAAAGCTTTGGCATTAGAAAAGCACTTAACTCTGAAAAAATAAATGCTCTAGATGGAAAGACATATAATTTATCAAATGATATTACAATTATTACATGTCACGATATACCTATTGCTGTTGCTGGAGTTATAGGTTCAATAGAATCATCTGTTCATGATGCCACAAAAAGTGTGGTTTTAGAAGGAGCATTGTTTTCGTCTAAATCTGTTCGATTATCTGCAAGGAAATTAGGCCTAAGAACAGAGTCAAGTAGTAGATATGAAAAAGGAATATCAGAACAAAATACAATATATTCAATTAATAGATTTCTAGAGTTACTACAGAGATCATTTACTTCTGATATATCTGAAACTTATATGTCAAACGATATAGAGATTATTCCTCACATTATCTTACTAAGAAAGGATCGTATAGATAAAGTTCTTGGCCCTCTACAAAACAATTTAGTTGAAACAGATAATATAACTCCTATGCATAGCCTAAGTCATAAAAATAGTAGTAAAAAGTACCTATCAGACTCTGATGTAGAAAAAAAATTAATTCTTTTAGGCTGCAAATGCATTCGAAAAGAAAAGTCTTGGCAAGTTACAGTTCCTTCCTATAGAAGCATAGATTTACGAAGAGAGATAGATTTAATTGAAGAAATAGCTAGATTAATTGGTTACGATAGATTTGAAGCAAAGCTTCCATATCCAATAAAACCAGGTGGTTTAACCCCCTCTCAGTCTATACAAAGAAAGATTAGATCATACTTATGTAGCTCTGGACTTCAAGAGATAACAACCTCTTCCCTTGTATCAGAAAGTAAGTTTAAGGAAAAAAGAATAGCAATAGCAAATCCTCTTTTAGCAGAAACAAGTCATTTAAGAACAAACCTATGGGAGGAACATTTAAACATATGCAATAGAAATATGTCGGCTGGACAAAAAGGATGTTGGATATTCGAAATAGGTTCTCTCTACAATTATAATAATAATAAGATGACAGAGGAAATAATTATAGGAGGAGCTATCACAGGTAAAAGGACATTAGAGCAATGGACTAATTATGGAAGAAAAAGCTCATTAGACTATAATGAGGCTAGAGGATTAATAGAATCTATTTTTAGAATATTAAAGCTAAATATTATAGATAAGACATTATCAGATGATAAACTACTACATCCAGGAAGAGCCTCTGAAATATATCTTGAATCAAAATGTATTGGTAAATTTGGTCAAGTTCATCCATATAAGTTGACTGAATATGACTTAGACAATGCTTCGTACTTATTCGAGCTGGAACTTAATCCAATTATAGAAGCAGCATCACGTAAAAATAAACTTTGTCCAAAATTCGCCCCTTATCCAATAGTTCCTACGATGGAAAGAGACCTAGCTTTGATTGTTGATAAAAAGTGCACCTCGCAAGAAATTACAGCAATTATTCAGAAAACAGGCAAACCTCTCTTGGAAAAGGTAGAACTAATAGACAGATATGAAGGAGAGAATTTACCTAAAGGAAAAATTAGTAAAGCTTTTAGAATCACATATAGGGATTCTAAAACCACACTTCAAGAAGCTGATATAAATCCAATACACGACAAGATAAGACAAATGCTTGTAGACAAATTAAAAGCCGAACCAAGGAGCTAG
- a CDS encoding tRNA (cytidine(34)-2'-O)-methyltransferase: MIAIKPRSQFRIALFEPRIPQNTGNIARTCAAFNLKLDLIKPLGFTLEDKYLKRAGLDYWQYMDIRVHENFDKFCSSITSSRLLALSKSSTTSIASFKLLEDDVFIFGREDNGLPNFVRDKCSTVLSIPMPCGAYKQGDKGVRSLNLSVACGIVAYEAMKQKY, translated from the coding sequence ATGATAGCTATTAAACCTCGAAGTCAATTCAGGATTGCGTTGTTTGAGCCAAGAATTCCTCAAAACACTGGAAACATAGCCAGAACTTGTGCGGCATTCAATCTAAAACTTGATTTAATTAAGCCTCTTGGTTTTACCTTGGAGGACAAATACTTAAAAAGGGCAGGTCTTGATTATTGGCAATATATGGATATTAGAGTCCATGAAAATTTTGACAAATTCTGTTCATCTATAACTTCCTCACGACTTCTGGCTTTAAGCAAGTCGAGTACTACTTCAATAGCAAGTTTTAAGCTACTTGAAGATGATGTATTTATTTTTGGGAGAGAGGATAATGGTTTACCCAATTTTGTAAGGGACAAATGTTCAACAGTTCTTTCTATTCCTATGCCATGTGGTGCTTATAAGCAAGGAGACAAAGGAGTTAGAAGTCTTAACTTATCTGTTGCTTGTGGTATCGTTGCTTATGAAGCAATGAAGCAAAAATACTAG
- the rpmG gene encoding 50S ribosomal protein L33: MAKKGTRLVVTLECTESRSVPTSQKRFPGVSRYTTEKNRRNTTERLELKKFCPELNKMTIHREIK; encoded by the coding sequence ATGGCTAAAAAGGGTACCAGGCTTGTTGTCACCTTAGAATGTACTGAATCGCGTTCCGTCCCAACTTCACAAAAACGTTTTCCTGGCGTTTCAAGATACACGACAGAAAAAAACAGAAGGAACACCACAGAAAGATTGGAACTCAAGAAATTCTGTCCTGAACTTAATAAAATGACTATACACAGAGAAATTAAATAG
- the lptC gene encoding LPS export ABC transporter periplasmic protein LptC, producing MKLIRVIRNLFLIVSISGCSSNTLVEKSNNYQISNFKLDQINQLGENTFKLFSQKASIDPITNDINAESVEIELLGNKRIFSKISSDKLYLNRSKNELKLRNNVLLHNKINDNYVKADKVSWDIDNSSISINGNIKLKFNSTELEAHSANYFLKEGIIEFYDLSNYNIYKSEPDDNELIISFQSDKAVIDYLSGKIQFTSDKNQVKSVINLNLN from the coding sequence ATGAAACTCATAAGAGTTATTAGAAATCTTTTCTTAATCGTAAGCATTAGTGGCTGTTCTTCAAATACACTAGTTGAAAAGTCTAATAATTATCAAATAAGCAATTTTAAGCTTGATCAAATTAATCAACTTGGGGAAAATACGTTTAAGTTATTTAGTCAAAAAGCTTCAATTGATCCTATCACTAACGATATTAATGCTGAGAGTGTTGAAATAGAACTATTAGGAAATAAAAGAATATTTTCCAAGATAAGTTCAGATAAGCTCTATTTAAATAGGTCCAAAAATGAACTTAAGTTGAGAAATAATGTCTTACTTCATAATAAAATTAATGATAACTATGTTAAAGCTGACAAGGTTTCATGGGATATCGATAACTCATCGATTTCAATTAATGGTAATATAAAACTGAAATTTAATTCAACAGAGTTAGAAGCACATAGTGCTAATTATTTTCTTAAAGAAGGTATCATTGAATTCTACGATCTATCCAATTATAATATTTATAAATCAGAACCTGATGACAATGAATTAATTATAAGTTTTCAATCTGACAAAGCAGTTATAGATTATTTGTCAGGTAAAATTCAATTTACTTCAGATAAGAATCAGGTGAAGAGTGTAATTAATTTAAATCTTAACTAG
- a CDS encoding peroxiredoxin has protein sequence MTTNDCLRVGQQAPNFTASAVIDQEFKEVSLTDYRGKWVVLFFYPLDFTFVCPTEITAFSDRYSDFSSKDTEILGVSVDSKNCHLAWIQTPRNEGGIGDINYPLISDLKREISTAYNVLNDDGEADRGLFLINPEGVIMHCTINKAPVGRNVDETLRILQGYQYVSAHPDEVCPANWTPGDKTMLEDPKGSKEYFSAL, from the coding sequence ATGACAACAAATGATTGCCTTAGAGTAGGTCAACAAGCACCAAATTTTACTGCTTCTGCTGTTATTGATCAGGAGTTCAAAGAAGTAAGTCTTACTGATTACAGGGGTAAGTGGGTTGTTTTATTTTTCTATCCACTTGATTTTACATTCGTTTGCCCTACTGAAATAACAGCGTTTAGCGATAGGTACTCAGATTTCTCGTCAAAAGATACAGAGATTTTAGGCGTATCAGTAGATAGTAAGAATTGTCATCTTGCCTGGATCCAAACCCCACGTAATGAAGGAGGTATTGGAGATATTAATTATCCTCTCATTTCAGATCTTAAAAGGGAAATTAGTACAGCCTATAATGTCCTTAATGATGATGGAGAAGCTGACAGGGGACTATTTCTTATAAATCCAGAGGGTGTAATTATGCATTGCACTATAAATAAAGCACCTGTCGGTAGAAATGTAGATGAGACATTGAGGATTCTTCAGGGTTATCAATATGTTTCAGCCCATCCAGACGAAGTTTGCCCAGCGAATTGGACACCTGGTGACAAAACAATGCTAGAGGATCCTAAGGGCAGCAAGGAATATTTCTCTGCTCTTTAA
- a CDS encoding bifunctional adenosylcobinamide kinase/adenosylcobinamide-phosphate guanylyltransferase: MPIDTSKLILVSGPTKAGKSEWSEKLISDQPHITYIATGPVSGDDDWQNRIQLHRNRRPDNWDLIECPKDLSKSISLVEQSHSILIDSLGGFVSCYLDSSYCLWKDHKLELISTLKASKQLIIIVIEETGWGLVAPTKIGNTFRDRLGELSRELQSISSESWLVVQGRAIDLNQISVSI; encoded by the coding sequence ATGCCTATTGATACCTCTAAATTAATATTAGTTAGTGGTCCAACAAAAGCTGGAAAAAGTGAATGGTCAGAAAAGTTAATTTCTGACCAACCTCATATTACCTACATTGCCACTGGACCTGTATCCGGAGATGATGATTGGCAGAATAGAATTCAATTACATAGAAATAGGAGGCCAGATAATTGGGACTTAATTGAGTGTCCTAAGGATTTAAGTAAATCCATATCCTTGGTAGAACAATCACACTCTATTCTTATAGACTCCTTAGGAGGATTTGTTAGCTGTTATCTAGACAGTTCATATTGTTTGTGGAAGGATCATAAATTAGAGTTGATTTCAACTCTTAAGGCTTCCAAACAATTGATCATTATTGTCATTGAAGAAACTGGCTGGGGACTTGTCGCTCCTACCAAAATAGGAAATACTTTTAGAGATAGGCTAGGTGAACTTTCTAGAGAACTGCAGTCAATCAGCAGTGAGAGTTGGCTTGTTGTTCAAGGTAGAGCTATTGATTTAAACCAAATATCCGTATCTATATGA
- a CDS encoding ribonuclease catalytic domain-containing protein: MSFNDSNNSIITSSNLKHFDIYQTVDNKQITKTCVTSYKIGLLEECQFYRDLTHLKTYTIDDIDTIEVDDAISIERNEDSLKVWVHISSPSLFIELNDPLDQIARRNAATIYLGEETVTMFPSNIIDELLTIKANKSNFCLSCCVELNIDGSIASSEVYISKICNNYKLTYEDADELIELAPKEEEDLSLLHILLDKRRRWRLNNGSLSIEGIEGRVKLLNNKLSISFYEKTPSRVLIEEAMLLMGHVISLYSIDHNINIPFRCQDSSTIPTLDYNLHYSLRNNLLRKSLCRSYISQIPSIHFSLGLSCYVQCTSPIRRYIDLLTHYQITNKILKKDLISRELMDQLICSFKSNQIQVNEKMKDNKTKWLANYLLINKAEIIQCYFLRWLSYKRSSALVFVINYSFEFVFCIHTNSNINFGDKITLKILNSGEDEEHSKIFVQALMLGT, from the coding sequence ATGTCATTTAATGACTCAAATAATAGTATTATAACTTCTAGTAATTTAAAACATTTTGATATCTATCAAACTGTAGATAATAAGCAAATAACAAAGACTTGCGTAACTTCATATAAGATTGGTTTATTAGAAGAATGTCAATTTTATAGAGATTTAACTCATCTTAAGACTTATACCATAGATGATATAGACACAATTGAAGTTGATGATGCAATTTCTATTGAGAGAAACGAAGATAGTTTGAAAGTTTGGGTACATATTTCATCTCCTTCTTTATTTATTGAATTAAATGATCCATTAGATCAAATTGCTAGAAGAAATGCAGCTACTATATATCTTGGTGAGGAGACGGTTACAATGTTTCCTTCTAACATAATAGATGAATTGTTAACTATAAAAGCGAATAAAAGTAACTTCTGTCTTAGTTGCTGTGTAGAATTAAATATTGATGGCTCTATCGCAAGTTCAGAGGTTTATATATCTAAAATTTGTAATAATTATAAATTGACATATGAGGATGCCGACGAATTAATAGAATTAGCCCCAAAAGAAGAAGAGGATCTTTCTTTATTACACATTCTTTTGGATAAGAGAAGAAGATGGAGATTGAATAATGGATCTCTATCCATCGAGGGAATTGAGGGTAGGGTTAAACTCCTGAATAATAAATTATCTATATCTTTTTATGAAAAAACTCCTTCAAGAGTTTTAATTGAAGAGGCTATGCTGCTTATGGGACATGTAATTTCTTTGTATTCTATAGATCACAATATAAACATACCATTCAGATGTCAGGATAGTTCAACGATTCCTACTTTAGATTACAATCTTCATTATTCATTGCGAAATAACTTACTTAGAAAATCGCTATGCAGGAGTTATATATCTCAAATTCCTTCAATACATTTTAGCTTGGGACTTAGTTGCTATGTTCAGTGTACATCGCCAATAAGAAGATATATAGATCTTCTCACTCACTATCAAATTACTAATAAGATACTTAAAAAGGATTTAATTTCACGAGAATTAATGGATCAACTTATTTGTAGCTTTAAATCTAATCAGATTCAAGTCAATGAAAAGATGAAAGATAATAAAACTAAATGGTTAGCTAATTATTTATTAATAAATAAAGCTGAAATAATACAATGTTATTTTCTTCGTTGGTTAAGTTATAAAAGATCTTCCGCATTAGTTTTTGTAATCAATTATTCATTTGAATTTGTCTTTTGCATACATACCAATTCCAACATCAACTTTGGGGATAAAATTACATTGAAAATATTAAACTCAGGAGAAGATGAAGAACATAGTAAAATATTCGTACAAGCACTTATGCTAGGAACGTAA
- the metG gene encoding methionine--tRNA ligase, giving the protein MSFTLTTPLYYVNDKPHLGSTYTTIACDALSRFYRRQSQEVIFITGVDEHGQKIERTAQSNNLLPQDHCDQIAQQYKNLWTSQQITFDRFIRTSSNSHKSLVHEFFKRVEASGDIRLGRQKGWYCVGCEEYKDIEPNDKNNEPECPIHLRKLEWRDEENLFFCLSNYQEKIEELVKKDSFIMPESRRNEVRSFVSSGLRDFSISRIDVNWGINVPGYPGHTFYVWFDALLGYLSGCLLPSKSKSLSSLSKNGWPASVHVIGKDILRFHAVYWPAMLMSANLALPEKVFGHGFLTREGKKMGKSLGNVLDPKSLIDSYGMDSVRWFLLRNIEFGKDGDFQNKRFIDTVNSDLANTIGNLLNRSTSMSRKWFENKTSKPDKLRNNIYMKSCCEEAIENYIKSFVKLDFKKAASEIITIASLANLYLNEQEPWKKIKNEDERQTVENILYDVLETCRIIGFLIEPLTPDLSIRILSQLSIDPSIQNWADNLKWGQLEESKPLPEPKPVMERIEIQEEL; this is encoded by the coding sequence ATGAGTTTCACCTTAACAACACCCCTGTACTACGTTAATGATAAACCACATCTTGGTAGTACCTACACGACAATAGCTTGTGATGCATTATCCAGATTTTATAGAAGACAGAGTCAGGAGGTTATCTTTATAACCGGAGTAGATGAACATGGTCAAAAAATTGAAAGGACCGCACAATCTAATAATCTTTTACCTCAAGACCATTGCGATCAAATTGCACAACAATATAAGAATTTATGGACCTCGCAACAAATTACCTTTGATCGCTTTATTCGTACTTCCTCCAACAGTCACAAGAGCCTTGTTCATGAGTTCTTTAAGAGAGTTGAAGCATCAGGAGATATAAGGCTTGGAAGACAAAAAGGATGGTATTGCGTTGGTTGTGAAGAATATAAAGATATTGAACCAAATGATAAAAATAACGAGCCAGAATGCCCTATTCACTTAAGAAAATTAGAATGGAGAGATGAGGAGAATCTATTTTTCTGCTTATCTAACTATCAAGAAAAAATAGAGGAATTAGTTAAGAAAGATAGTTTTATTATGCCAGAATCAAGAAGAAATGAAGTTAGAAGCTTTGTCTCTTCTGGTCTTCGTGATTTTTCAATCTCAAGAATTGATGTAAATTGGGGAATAAATGTACCTGGCTATCCAGGCCATACTTTCTATGTATGGTTTGATGCCTTATTAGGTTATTTAAGTGGATGTTTATTACCTAGTAAGTCAAAGTCTTTATCTTCTTTATCAAAAAATGGTTGGCCTGCATCAGTCCATGTTATAGGAAAGGACATACTTAGGTTTCATGCCGTTTATTGGCCAGCAATGCTTATGTCAGCCAACCTAGCATTACCAGAAAAGGTTTTTGGGCATGGATTCTTGACAAGAGAAGGTAAAAAAATGGGAAAATCATTAGGAAATGTTCTTGATCCCAAGAGTCTTATTGATTCATATGGAATGGATTCTGTTAGATGGTTTCTTCTTCGAAATATCGAATTTGGTAAAGATGGAGATTTTCAAAATAAGAGGTTTATAGATACTGTAAACAGTGATCTAGCGAACACTATTGGGAACTTACTAAATAGAAGTACTTCTATGTCTAGGAAGTGGTTTGAGAATAAAACATCTAAACCAGATAAGCTTAGAAATAACATTTATATGAAATCATGTTGTGAAGAAGCTATTGAAAATTATATTAAATCATTTGTAAAATTAGATTTTAAGAAAGCAGCATCTGAAATAATCACAATCGCTTCACTAGCTAATTTATATTTAAATGAGCAAGAACCTTGGAAGAAAATCAAAAATGAAGATGAACGTCAAACAGTCGAGAATATTTTGTATGATGTACTTGAAACATGTAGAATTATTGGTTTTTTAATAGAACCTTTAACACCGGACTTAAGTATAAGAATTCTTAGCCAATTATCAATTGACCCATCTATACAAAATTGGGCAGATAATTTGAAATGGGGACAACTGGAGGAAAGCAAGCCACTCCCTGAGCCTAAACCAGTAATGGAAAGAATAGAAATACAAGAGGAATTATGA
- a CDS encoding cofactor assembly of complex C subunit B produces the protein MLNFSGTFISAGLVLLIMSIINFYFGTDLAQSYQRAEILACISSIVLVGVGLSLRKIEPNKPEKVKFENDQGIYIDDELDINIKNELAWGSKLILTATPAASMLIYFNNKIILRRGYITKEEFIPGRICKSVSKRQKFISLANTKNYPDSYEFDSITPGLPSVLVYPLFDNGYIIIGGFSVRCFSKSDEIWISGWTEKINNLIELNC, from the coding sequence ATGCTTAATTTCTCAGGGACATTTATATCTGCAGGATTGGTATTACTAATAATGTCTATTATAAATTTTTATTTTGGTACAGATTTGGCACAAAGCTATCAGAGGGCGGAAATTCTTGCTTGCATTTCTTCTATTGTACTTGTTGGTGTAGGCTTATCATTAAGAAAAATTGAACCCAACAAACCTGAGAAAGTTAAATTTGAGAATGACCAAGGTATTTATATAGATGACGAATTAGACATCAATATAAAGAATGAATTAGCATGGGGAAGCAAATTAATACTGACTGCAACACCAGCAGCATCAATGTTAATCTACTTTAATAATAAAATTATTCTACGAAGAGGTTACATAACGAAAGAAGAGTTTATTCCAGGTCGTATATGTAAGTCAGTATCAAAAAGACAAAAATTTATTTCCCTAGCAAATACAAAGAATTATCCAGATAGTTATGAATTTGACTCAATTACCCCAGGACTACCCTCCGTACTAGTATATCCATTATTCGATAATGGGTATATAATTATTGGGGGATTTAGCGTCAGATGCTTTAGCAAGTCAGACGAAATATGGATTTCTGGTTGGACAGAAAAAATAAATAATTTAATTGAGTTAAACTGCTAG
- a CDS encoding DnaJ domain-containing protein has product MQGSENNGTRRISANLPQELIEGVDELKKEWGLRSRGAVLERLLESLFTENGNVISSDLHSLSDEDNINDVTNYNEDKAIVLIGKSDIALVETKELEQSNTSKIEIKEAVNNPTIIDLPGFVSSKTKNLKRSLNSKKVQTSEFVSYINTVKDSDINLSLKKAKEHWIYLYGSHPGENVVEAAMIWLARDIWPHIDSSENKAFTWSASNKSMREYYSNWTLESPSFERIIVTAGILEDPFSSNNLVTRIPTIIRRFVNRFKRRQNGTSFQTIESTMTVHGALKLLGLPTQAGSSLTLISIREAYKTKAMESHPDSGGSTETMRKLNEAYQLLKDLYKKK; this is encoded by the coding sequence GTGCAAGGTAGTGAGAATAATGGAACTAGAAGAATCTCCGCTAATCTTCCACAGGAACTGATAGAAGGTGTAGATGAATTGAAGAAAGAATGGGGATTAAGGAGTAGAGGGGCTGTTCTTGAAAGACTTTTGGAAAGTTTATTTACTGAGAATGGCAATGTAATTAGCAGTGATCTTCACTCACTATCTGATGAAGATAATATTAATGACGTAACTAATTATAATGAAGATAAAGCAATTGTTCTTATTGGTAAATCAGATATTGCACTTGTAGAAACTAAAGAATTAGAACAAAGTAATACATCGAAAATTGAGATTAAGGAAGCTGTTAATAATCCAACTATAATTGATTTGCCAGGCTTTGTTAGCTCGAAAACAAAGAACCTTAAACGTAGCTTAAATTCTAAGAAGGTTCAAACATCTGAGTTTGTTTCCTATATAAATACAGTTAAAGATTCTGACATTAATTTATCACTCAAAAAAGCCAAAGAACATTGGATATATCTATATGGAAGCCACCCTGGAGAAAATGTTGTTGAAGCCGCTATGATCTGGCTAGCAAGAGATATATGGCCGCACATAGATAGCAGTGAAAACAAAGCATTTACGTGGTCGGCATCAAATAAATCAATGAGAGAATATTATTCTAACTGGACCTTAGAAAGCCCTAGTTTTGAACGGATAATTGTTACGGCCGGTATTTTAGAAGATCCATTTTCATCAAATAACTTAGTAACAAGAATTCCGACAATTATCAGAAGGTTTGTAAATCGATTTAAAAGAAGGCAAAACGGCACATCTTTTCAAACTATAGAATCGACAATGACAGTACATGGAGCACTCAAGCTTTTAGGCCTGCCAACTCAAGCAGGATCCTCATTGACTCTCATATCGATACGAGAAGCTTATAAAACTAAAGCCATGGAGAGTCACCCTGATTCCGGTGGCTCTACAGAAACAATGAGAAAGCTAAATGAAGCGTATCAACTTCTTAAGGACCTATATAAAAAGAAATAA
- the rpsR gene encoding 30S ribosomal protein S18 produces the protein MNNSFFKKKLSPIKPGDPIDYKDVELLKKFITDRGKILPRRLTGLTAQQQRDLTIAVKRARIIALLPFVNPEG, from the coding sequence ATGAACAATTCTTTCTTTAAGAAGAAGTTATCTCCTATTAAACCTGGCGATCCAATTGATTATAAGGATGTTGAACTTCTAAAAAAATTTATAACTGATAGAGGGAAAATATTACCTAGACGCTTGACTGGCTTAACTGCTCAACAGCAAAGAGATCTCACAATAGCTGTGAAAAGAGCAAGAATCATAGCTTTATTGCCATTTGTTAATCCAGAAGGATAG